TGAAGGAAATGCCGCCGGATGAATGCGATTATATTCTGGAACATGCTTCAGTAACCAGAAATTCTGATTTCTCAGAGAAACTCAGCAGTGATGTGAAGTCTGTTTTTTGCAAACGTGAGACGGCTTCTAAAGATTTTCGTGGGGTGACAGAGAGAGGTTCTCCCGATCTTGTGGAGTCTTGTGATGGCAACATAGAGAAGGGATTTGTAAGGCAGCAAGAGGCTGAGAAGTTGGTGGATGGGTATATGACTATGAATAATGCAAATGGTTCAAAGAATCCCATGGATTTGTGTTTAGAAATTCCTGCGTTGGTCAATTCAGGCAGTAAAGTCAAATTGCCAATGTGCGTGGATTCTGTTCCTGATGCTTCTTTTATTAGGCATAAGAATGGTGTTGAATTAGTTAGTagagatgatgatgaaaaattcTTTAGGTGCACTAAACCTAGCACAAATGTAAAAGCTTTTAGGACTCTAACACGAACTGGTGACCAAAGAATTAGGAAGTTGCTGACATCAAAATACTGGAAAGTAGGTCCAAAATTGAAGGACTATGACACTGGAAAAACTGGTAAGAATCTTTTCAGTGGTTTGAATAATATTGTCGGATTCTCTGTTTTGTGTGAGAGTGTCATAATGGTTTTTATTCTGAACTTCATGATTTTTGTCAGTCAGTGCATGCCTCTGAGAActtatatttgatttttctgaTGCTGATGTACTGTGATTGTGGCTTCTAGACGGTGGACTAAAGCCTTTTCTGTGTCACAAGAGAAAGATATATCAGAATCgtgaaagatgccaatataacAGTCTTTACAAGAGGAGGAAAATTTCTGACTGGAACTCGGTCGTGATTTCTGATGGTGGATTCAGTAGTGAGAGTGTTTCAAATTCTCCTGAGAAGGGCATGAACAGGGAGAAGAATAGAGGTATCTTCCTTATATCTCCTATTATTTAGGGATTCGTGGTATAAGAAATTCTGTAGTGTCACTAAATTTCTTAATCATTATGTTTAGGAAATGGAGTATCACCTGGAGTTATGGGGCATCAAGCAACCTTCTGCTCCAAGGATTCTCATGGTTAGAGCTTTAGGTGAAATATTGAAAAGTCACACATTTGAGTGGCATTGAAAAGGTTCTGACTCTTACATTTGTCTGTATAGTGAAATTAAGCATCAAATCCTTCAGGGTACCAGAGCTTTTCATTGAAGTCCCAGAGACAGCAACTGTTGGTTCATTGAAGGTATTTATGGGTGTGTTGATTTTCTGAATACGATGAAAAGACATATCCTTATTGTAGCGTTAAACATTGTTGTATTTCTAATTCATGACTTCACTAGTATTGTGAATAGCAGTAATCATAACTGATGTTAATGATTAAATTTTGCATTTTTACTACCCCTTCTCTTGCCTTCCTTTAGGATATTGTctggtttttgttgttttatatTGAATGGCATCAAAGATGACTCAAGCAAATTGTTTTTAAGTTTCTAATTTTTGTATTATGACGTTATATGCAAAATCCTATAGAGGACAGTTATGGAGGCAGTGACTTCCATATTTGGAGATGGTTTACGTGTTGGTGTAGTTCTTCGAGGAAAGAACGTTAGAGATGACAACAGAACCCTCTCACAGACTGGTATTTCATgtaaagacaatttggatagtCTGGGTTTCATATTGGAGCCTAATGTGCAAGCTTCTCCTCCTGTATGTGCAGATGATCCATGTGACACTCCTGAACTTGTGTCTAGGTAATTCAGATGTGCTTTTATGTCTATAAGTTAAACCTGCTAGACCTCGTGGCTTATTTACCATGTCATAGCTGAAGAAGGATTT
This genomic window from Tripterygium wilfordii isolate XIE 37 chromosome 9, ASM1340144v1, whole genome shotgun sequence contains:
- the LOC120006182 gene encoding telomere repeat-binding protein 4-like isoform X1; the protein is MLEMVLKKRIRYGFNGFRVPTIPKAPRSARRRGPLKKTVDDGQICAFELLASLAGKLLQENESSSASSNASEGNDLPLISDADIKQEQKDENKPLIADCHNHGSHGESAFVPELGLQKRDGKCFLKEMPPDECDYILEHASVTRNSDFSEKLSSDVKSVFCKRETASKDFRGVTERGSPDLVESCDGNIEKGFVRQQEAEKLVDGYMTMNNANGSKNPMDLCLEIPALVNSGSKVKLPMCVDSVPDASFIRHKNGVELVSRDDDEKFFRCTKPSTNVKAFRTLTRTGDQRIRKLLTSKYWKVGPKLKDYDTGKTDGGLKPFLCHKRKIYQNRERCQYNSLYKRRKISDWNSVVISDGGFSSESVSNSPEKGMNREKNRGNGVSPGVMGHQATFCSKDSHVKLSIKSFRVPELFIEVPETATVGSLKRTVMEAVTSIFGDGLRVGVVLRGKNVRDDNRTLSQTGISCKDNLDSLGFILEPNVQASPPVCADDPCDTPELVSRSPANPIFDSSDALPNPPSLTNSGKNVEFNNESVISHADTTVNHSRALVPVPAMNIEALAMVPANQKPRRSEFAQRRTRRPFSVAEVEALVHAVEELGPGRWRDVKLLAFEDADHRTYVDLKDKWKTLVHTGEIAPQQRRGAPVPQELLDRVLAAHAYWSHHQIKQPGKPHPGILNASEIHSDKDGTQGIPLIV
- the LOC120006182 gene encoding telomere repeat-binding protein 4-like isoform X2, whose product is MLEMVLKKRIRYGFNGFRVPTIPKAPRSARRRGPLKKTVDDGQICAFELLASLAGKLLQENESSSASSNASEGNDLPLISDADIKQEQKDENKPLIADCHNHGSHGESAFVPELGLQKRDGKCFLKEMPPDECDYILEHASVTRNSDFSEKLSSDVKSVFCKRETASKDFRGVTERGSPDLVESCDGNIEKGFVRQQEAEKLVDGYMTMNNANGSKNPMDLCLEIPALVNSGSKVKLPMCVDSVPDASFIRHKNGVELVSRDDDEKFFRCTKPSTNVKAFRTLTRTGDQRIRKLLTSKYWKVGPKLKDYDTGKTDGGLKPFLCHKRKIYQNRERCQYNSLYKRRKISDWNSVVISDGGFSSESVSNSPEKGMNREKNRGNGVSPGVMGHQATFCSKDSHVKLSIKSFRVPELFIEVPETATVGSLKRTVMEAVTSIFGDGLRVGVVLRGKNVRDDNRTLSQTGISCKDNLDSLGFILEPNVQASPPVCADDPCDTPELVSRSPANPIFDSSDALPNPPSLTNSGKNVEFNNESVISHADTTVNHSRALVPVPAMNIEALAMVPANQKPRRSEFAQRRTRRPFSVAEVEALVHAVEELGPGRWRDVKLLAFEDADHRTYVDLKDLLRKGNFHTLSLFI